In the Thunnus albacares chromosome 10, fThuAlb1.1, whole genome shotgun sequence genome, GAACTAATGGAGTATAAGGTCTTTAATAAGTGATTAAAGCTGAATCATGCAGATTAATTGTTTAAAGGGCTTTTTTGAGgaattgcatttaaaaatacaatgttggaataaaataaaattggaGTAAAAAAGTATTATTATGGGACGTAAACATAGTGAAAGCAcagtaataatgataacaacacGGCATTGTCTGCTGCAGATTTTAACCTGCCATATGTTATTACCATTATGACTCATCTTCCTGTTTTGTCAATTGGCTGGCAgaagaagccaaaaaaaaaaaaaaaaaaaaaaaatcattcatccTCATGAAAAAAAACGGGCAACGTCGTTATCCGTCATCCGCTGTAAATGGAGAGTGATGGTCCAATACTGATTCATCAGCATGTCCATGCCAATTTCTCTACTCGTTTATCAGGCTGGCCCTCATAATAAAACTGACTCTGTGTGCATACGATTTGTTATAAATTACAACCTAAAGATGAAATCAGCCCTACTTTGTCGAGCTGTTAGGCCTAGTTTAGCCTGCACTGTCTTgttttaaacacaaatgttaGATTATTCATAACTCACGCCTGTTTGGCGATGAGGGAGCATATACATTGTGCCTTCCTTGATGGGTGTAGGTTATATAATCATCTGGTCTTACATCTGTTTTAATggcaaaaacacaaatcagcCTACAGGTGTTGCAGGATCATGAGGAAAACTCTTGTTTACCTGTTAATCTGTCCTTGGCAAACCTCCTACTGCTCTCCATCCAGGGGAAGGTGAAGTTTGCCGCATTTCCCATTCCCATCCCAGGCACAGAGGGGATGCCGTGTCCGATGCCCGGCGGATGAGCCGAAGGGGGCGGGTGCGGCGCGGCGGCGGGCGGCGGAGGAGGCGGCATGGGTCTGTGCGCCGGCACCCGGATCACCCCACCGGCACCTCCCGAATTCACGTTAACGTTCATGTTCATGCTGACGTTCATGTTCATGTTGACGTTGTAGGAGCCGGCCAGacccgccgccgccgccgtcaTGGAGCAGGCCGGGTTGTAGACGCTGTTGTACCCGTTGCTGTAGACGTTAGAGGCCAGCGCGTAATCCGGGTCGCCGGTCCGGTTGGGGAGCATGCAACCGCTGGACTGGTCCGAGCTGTTTAGGATCTGGTCGATCCCGAAGCTGATGGGttcatgctgctgctggtgcGTCTGGTTCACCTCCTCGATCCCGGTGTGCtccatatttattattgttttttatcgGTGGTGTGTTTGTCAGTATGTTTTATCAGTGCGCGGatgtatttttgtcatgtagTAATTCACGCCTTGGGGAATGAAATGTTTGTATGCTGCAGTACTGggctgttgttgatgttttcaaGCATCGACACAGGCCTGTTCTACTCCAAAGAAACCAGTAACGTGTCCAGTGCCATCCAAAATCTTGCCATTATTTTTGGCCAACAGTGGGACCGGGTGTTCCCTAAATTAAATGCTTATCCGTCGGGCTAAGAAAAAGCGTATCCATCTTTAACAGCGTGTTCTTTCCCAGTGAACTAGACACAAAGCAGCCTAACATCAAGAAAAAACAACCGAAGATGCTAAATGGTTATCCTGAGTACTTACAGACAAAAATCcgtgtttttttggggggggaggCAGTTCTCTGGAGAGGCTTGATGCGCTTTGTTCGCCTACTCTGGCGGAGACGATCCATGCGCAGAGGGCATGGTAGGGTACCCAAGCTCGTCGCATCAAAATAAAGCAggaggcaaaacaaaacaaacccaaGGAGGCGAAAAAAAGGAAGCGATGACCTCGCAGCCGTGGATATTAATTGGAGGTGAGAGCGAAAGATGGCTCTGTTGTGCTGAATGGTGAAGTGCGTTTCAGCAGGTGAGACAACCCTCTGCGTAAAAGCTGCCATTCGATCATCCAGCCAAACCTCCCTCCACTCCCCTcttcgctctctctccctcccctcccacccctccctcctccccggTAGGACAGTTGTTTTGCTCGCATCTCTTAAAGAAACCGCagctttctttatttttatgcttCCTTTCTGGTGTATAGCAGGGGGGTTTGTGCCTTTTAGTGGTGCTCGAGGTCCAGGTCAAGCAGTATTCAAATACTACTCGTCTACATGTTAaaggatatttaaaaaaaaaacctccatcTTACC is a window encoding:
- the tlx2 gene encoding T-cell leukemia homeobox protein 2 isoform X3; its protein translation is MEHTGIEEVNQTHQQQHEPISFGIDQILNSSDQSSGCMLPNRTGDPDYALASNVYSNGYNSVYNPACSMTAAAAGLAGSYNVNMNMNVSMNMNVNVNSGGAGGVIRVPAHRPMPPPPPPAAAPHPPPSAHPPGIGHGIPSVPGMGMGNAANFTFPWMESSRRFAKDRLTAALSPFSVTRRIGHPYQNRTPPKRKKPRTSFSRVQICELEKRFHRQKYLASAERATLAKALKMTDAQVKTWFQNRRTKWRRQTAEEREAERQQANRLMLQLQQEAFQKTLSQPLQPDPLCLHNSSLYALQNLQPWAEDNKVTSVTSVASVV